A window from Citrus sinensis cultivar Valencia sweet orange chromosome 3, DVS_A1.0, whole genome shotgun sequence encodes these proteins:
- the LOC127901483 gene encoding uncharacterized protein LOC127901483: MKETLWVHFQKKFKLSLKCKSQVLKWMGVASRNFRCELATEFVLPNKDDRKSLRLPPIEYPSIKKEDWKLFVDKVLSEQFQEKSKKAKDKRAKNVYNHRLGSTGYGGMLYRKVSVVIWSNYSNISNLMRII; this comes from the exons ATGAAGGAAACTTTGTGGGTTCATTTTcag aaaaaattcaaattgagcTTGAAATGCAAAAGCCAAGTATTAAAGTGGATGGGGGTTGCATCAAGAAACTTTCGTTGTGAACTGGCAACTGAATTCGTTCTACCTAACAAGGACGATCGAAAGTCACTAAGGTTGCCTCCTATTGAATATCCaagcattaaaaaagaagattggAAACTTTTTGTTGACAAAGTTTTGTCTGAACAATTTCAG GAAAAAAGTAAGAaggcaaaagacaaaagagcaAAGAATGTCTACAACCATCGCTTGGGTAGCACAGGATATGGTGGCATGTTGTATAGAAAAGTAAGTGTGGTAATATGGAGTAATTACAGTAACATAAGTAATCTAATGCgtataatataa
- the LOC102608425 gene encoding BTB/POZ domain-containing protein At1g04390 isoform X1 — translation MRPSRKGRGGGGAGGGSISGHVSTLHQRLFHALNLGTSYYEGKELKWKCTDIEIQRHVVRSIAAFLDSVSAETLQNPLFKDSIPHIVGALVWILQCKSGAVLSIAANEVVKLLSCVPNSILQHYVLDLSHPLLSLLTSHELEVSISCAIALNMILSNMSVKKEKQVWEMMKDAKTVECVVTNIRNFSGETMPVEYFQEMSSLLSVILWRWPPSRYSVWNDAMLMKVLEALLLKPDLSFKVAVLKLYSSVGLCGNGAKKLLENGKLLLQTMVYCMDSSHAPSVRIEGFRLAQCLATDEQGCLRMTSLCCDPLVRAIVCGMNRCSFHSGKILNDQMSLLVEACRLASITRWAGQHHIVFWKQGIDKVLLDLLLEDFQIKPSQHLSSLEEQISLVQEGLGANFLLTLRPYIWDILGWLATHCHDDFNHENELHINMLIMCACVAFVDAIRKGRQICENDVIHASRSESASKAVLMMIYSPSKYIASTARFILSQILKPNGKEYLKHLLHFLNYTTSGFNIGLPYIFQTIINLVGLTCYLGLPQYQRYVSGSEVMKTLLAFVRWCWSNPLPIKRQSVAPHLYNKFSERTCCWINREWEGEDVRLLYGLWAVAELVHHFYSVSSDKLNNMEAQLFSLLQEICIRTTADGPRWFAAYILSHFGFYGFLSKIGKRIGKALYMEEFADVQLILATGKALSVHGVVLAIRCPPLLPPGNEKTSNNSSMGDDTEKLSGNFRKTVRFSTHVDGQALQTLLDFVYFGYLEGEEELVKRLKPLAKSCNLQPLSLLLYRKRPNWGTSIPNCDLALGLGPVGHQFSDIILEAKSSGLSWTCSVCSLSVPHKHVHKVILWSSCDYLRALLKSGMQESYSQTVKVPVSWEGMIKLVEWIYTDQLPNPPSGCLWDNMDNEQKLHELHPYIELCWLADIWLLEDIQDACFKVVVSCLDSARDLSIKVLQLAAKFSLWKLADFAAACMAPLYCNLRDSGDLEDLDEFLVDMVRAASVRHSQGGG, via the exons ATGAGACCGTCAAGAAAAggaagaggaggaggaggagcaGGAGGAGGCAGCATCAGCGGCCACGTGTCCACTCTTCACCAGCGTCTCTTCCATGCTCTCAATCTAGGAACCAG ttattatgAGGGGAAAGAATTGAAATGGAAGTGTACGGATATCGAGATACAGAGACATGTAGTTCGATCCATAGCTGCCTTTCTTGATTCTGTTTCTGCTGAAACTTTACAAAATCCTCTTTTTAag GATTCGATTCCTCATATAGTTGGGGCTTTGGTATGGATTCTACAGTGTAAAAGTGGAGCTGTATTGAGTATTGCAGCAAATGAAGTTGTTAAGTTATTGAGCTGTGTACCCAATTCAATACTTCAACATTATGTGTTGGATCTTAGTCATCCTTTGTTGTCCTTGTTAACTTCCCATGAATTAGAAGTGTCTATTTCTTGTGCTATTGCTTTGAACATGATTCTATCAAACATGAGTGTAAAGAAGGAAAAACAAGTGTGGGAGATGATGAAAGATGCAAAAACTGTTGAATGTGTTGTTACAAacataagaaatttttctgGTGAGACTATGCCAGTTGAGTATTTTCAAGAGATGTCTTCTCTTTTGAGTGTAATATTATGGCGATGGCCTCCATCTCGGTATTCTGTTTGGAATGATGCCATGTTGATGAAAGTTTTAGAGGCTCTACTTCTAAAGCCAGATCTCTCATTTAAGGTTGCAGTTTTGAAGTTGTATTCTTCAGTAG GTCTATGTGGTAATGGGGCCAAGAAGCTTCTAGAAAATGGCAAGCTCCTTTTACAAACAATGGTTTATTGCATGGATAGCTCACATGCGCCCTCTGTTCGGATAGAGGGGTTTAGACTAGCTCAATGTTTAGCG ACAGATGAACAGGGTTGCTTAAGAATGACAAGCTTGTGTTGTGATCCTTTGGTGAGAGCTATAGTTTGTGGGATGAATAGATGCAGCTTCCATTCTGGAAAGATTTTGAATGACCAGATGTCTTTGCTAGTGGAGGCATGTCGCCTGGCTTCAATTACTCGTTGGGCAGGGCAACACCACATTGTTTTTTGGAAGCAAGGGATTGACAAGGTCCTGCTTGATCTTCTTCTGGAGGATTTTCAGATTAAACCATCACAACATCTGTCATCACTAGAAGAACAGATATCCCTGGTGCAAGAGGGTCTTGGTGCAAATTTTCTTCTTACTTTGAGGCCATACATTTGGGATATCCTGGGATGGCTTGCAACTCATTGTCATGATGATTTCAACCATGAAAATGAGCTTCACATTAACATGCTTATTATGTGTGCATG CGTGGCCTTTGTTGATGCAATTCGCAAAGGGCGTCAAatatgtgaaaatgatgtgaTACATGCCTCTAGAAGTGAATCAGCATCAAAGGCCGTTCTCATGATGATATATTCGCCTAGCAAGTACATTGCATCAACGGCCAGATTTATACTATCCCAAATTCTAAAGCCAAATGGCAAGGAGTACCTGAAGCACTTGCTGCATTTCCTAAATTATACAACATCAGGATTCAATATTGGATTgccatatatttttcaaacaatcaTTAACTTGGTGGGTTTGACATGTTACTTAGGCTTGCCACAGTATCAAAGGTATGTTAGTGGGAGTGAAGTAATGAAGACACTTTTGGCTTTTGTGAGGTGGTGCTGGAGCAATCCTTTACCCATCAAGAGGCAGAGCGTTGCCCCTCATTTGTATAATAAGTTTTCAGAGAGGACTTGTTGCTGGATAAATAGAGAATGGGAGGGTGAGGATGTTCGTTTGCTTTATGGTTTGTGGGCAGTAGCTGAGTTGGTACACCATTTTTATTCTGTGTCTTCTGATAAGCTAAACAATATGGAAGCTCAGTTGTTTAGCTTGCTCCAGGAGATCTGTATTAGAACCACCGCAGATGGACCACGATGGTTCGCTGCATACATTCTTAGtcattttggattttatgGTTTTCTGAGTAAAATTGGGAAAAGGATTGGTAAAGCACTTTATATGGAGGAATTTGCAGACGTGCAACTTATTCTAGCAACTGGCAAGGCTTTGAGTGTTCATGGTGTTGTTCTCGCGATTCGTTGCCCACCACTGCTGCCTCCTGGTAATGAAAAAACATCTAATAATTCTTCCATGGGTGATGATACAGAAAAGCTGAGTGGAAATTTTCGGAAAACTGTTCGTTTTTCTACTCATGTTGATGGCCAGGCATTGCAGACTTTGTTGGATTTTGTTTACTTTGGTTATTtggaaggagaagaagaactTGTGAAGAGGCTGAAACCTCTAGCTAAAAGTTGCAATTTGCAACCACTATCACTGCTGCTTTACAGAAAGCGTCCGAATTGGGGAACTTCTATTCCTAACTGTGATCTTGCTCTTGGTCTTGGACCAGTTGGGCATCAGTTTTC AGACATCATTTTGGAAGCCAAATCATCTGGACTGAGCTGGACTTGCAGTGTTTGCTCTCTGTCAGTGCCCCACAAGCATGTTCATAAAGTTATCCTGTGGTCAAGTTGTGATTATCTGCGCGCTTTGCTCAAATCAGGAATGCAAGAGAG CTATTCACAAACTGTTAAGGTGCCTGTTAGTTGGGAAGGTATGATTAAACTAGTGGAGTGGATTTACACTGATCAGCTGCCAAATCCTCCTTCTGGGTGTTTATGGGATAATATGGATAATGAGCAAAAACTTCATGAGTTGCATCCGTATATAGAGCTTTGTTGGCTTGCTGATATTTGGCTCTTGGAAGATATTCAGGATGCCTGCTTTAAAGTTGTTGTATCATGTCTTGATTCTGCCCGAGATTTGTCCATTAAAGTTCTCCAACTAGCAGCTAAATTTTCTCTATGGAAGTTGGCTGATTTTGCTGCAGCTTGTATGGCCCCTCTATATTGCAATCTACGGGACTCTGGTGATCTTGAAGACTTGGATGAGTTCCTAGTTGACATGGTTCGTGCTGCATCTGTTCGACATTCTCAAGGAGGAGGTTAG
- the LOC102608425 gene encoding BTB/POZ domain-containing protein At1g04390 isoform X2 translates to MRPSRKGRGGGGAGGGSISGHVSTLHQRLFHALNLGTSYYEGKELKWKCTDIEIQRHVVRSIAAFLDSVSAETLQNPLFKDSIPHIVGALVWILQCKSGAVLSIAANEVVKLLSCVPNSILQHYVLDLSHPLLSLLTSHELEVSISCAIALNMILSNMSVKKEKQVWEMMKDAKTVECVVTNIRNFSGETMPVEYFQEMSSLLSVILWRWPPSRYSVWNDAMLMKVLEALLLKPDLSFKVAVLKLYSSVGLCGNGAKKLLENGKLLLQTMVYCMDSSHAPSVRIEGFRLAQCLATDEQGCLRMTSLCCDPLVRAIVCGMNRCSFHSGKILNDQMSLLVEACRLASITRWAGQHHIVFWKQGIDKVLLDLLLEDFQIKPSQHLSSLEEQISLVQEGLGANFLLTLRPYIWDILGWLATHCHDDFNHENELHINMLIMCACVAFVDAIRKGRQICENDVIHASRSESASKAVLMMIYSPSKYIASTARFILSQILKPNGKEYLKHLLHFLNYTTSGFNIGLPYIFQTIINLVGLTCYLGLPQYQRYVSGSEVMKTLLAFVRWCWSNPLPIKRQSVAPHLYNKFSERTCCWINREWEGEDVRLLYGLWAVAELVHHFYSVSSDKLNNMEAQLFSLLQEICIRTTADGPRWFAAYILSHFGFYGFLSKIGKRIGKALYMEEFADVQLILATGKALSVHGVVLAIRCPPLLPPGNEKTSNNSSMGDDTEKLSGNFRKTVRFSTHVDGQALQTLLDFVYFGYLEGEEELVKRLKPLAKSCNLQPLSLLLYRKRPNWGTSIPNCDLALGLGPVGHQFSYETSFWKPNHLD, encoded by the exons ATGAGACCGTCAAGAAAAggaagaggaggaggaggagcaGGAGGAGGCAGCATCAGCGGCCACGTGTCCACTCTTCACCAGCGTCTCTTCCATGCTCTCAATCTAGGAACCAG ttattatgAGGGGAAAGAATTGAAATGGAAGTGTACGGATATCGAGATACAGAGACATGTAGTTCGATCCATAGCTGCCTTTCTTGATTCTGTTTCTGCTGAAACTTTACAAAATCCTCTTTTTAag GATTCGATTCCTCATATAGTTGGGGCTTTGGTATGGATTCTACAGTGTAAAAGTGGAGCTGTATTGAGTATTGCAGCAAATGAAGTTGTTAAGTTATTGAGCTGTGTACCCAATTCAATACTTCAACATTATGTGTTGGATCTTAGTCATCCTTTGTTGTCCTTGTTAACTTCCCATGAATTAGAAGTGTCTATTTCTTGTGCTATTGCTTTGAACATGATTCTATCAAACATGAGTGTAAAGAAGGAAAAACAAGTGTGGGAGATGATGAAAGATGCAAAAACTGTTGAATGTGTTGTTACAAacataagaaatttttctgGTGAGACTATGCCAGTTGAGTATTTTCAAGAGATGTCTTCTCTTTTGAGTGTAATATTATGGCGATGGCCTCCATCTCGGTATTCTGTTTGGAATGATGCCATGTTGATGAAAGTTTTAGAGGCTCTACTTCTAAAGCCAGATCTCTCATTTAAGGTTGCAGTTTTGAAGTTGTATTCTTCAGTAG GTCTATGTGGTAATGGGGCCAAGAAGCTTCTAGAAAATGGCAAGCTCCTTTTACAAACAATGGTTTATTGCATGGATAGCTCACATGCGCCCTCTGTTCGGATAGAGGGGTTTAGACTAGCTCAATGTTTAGCG ACAGATGAACAGGGTTGCTTAAGAATGACAAGCTTGTGTTGTGATCCTTTGGTGAGAGCTATAGTTTGTGGGATGAATAGATGCAGCTTCCATTCTGGAAAGATTTTGAATGACCAGATGTCTTTGCTAGTGGAGGCATGTCGCCTGGCTTCAATTACTCGTTGGGCAGGGCAACACCACATTGTTTTTTGGAAGCAAGGGATTGACAAGGTCCTGCTTGATCTTCTTCTGGAGGATTTTCAGATTAAACCATCACAACATCTGTCATCACTAGAAGAACAGATATCCCTGGTGCAAGAGGGTCTTGGTGCAAATTTTCTTCTTACTTTGAGGCCATACATTTGGGATATCCTGGGATGGCTTGCAACTCATTGTCATGATGATTTCAACCATGAAAATGAGCTTCACATTAACATGCTTATTATGTGTGCATG CGTGGCCTTTGTTGATGCAATTCGCAAAGGGCGTCAAatatgtgaaaatgatgtgaTACATGCCTCTAGAAGTGAATCAGCATCAAAGGCCGTTCTCATGATGATATATTCGCCTAGCAAGTACATTGCATCAACGGCCAGATTTATACTATCCCAAATTCTAAAGCCAAATGGCAAGGAGTACCTGAAGCACTTGCTGCATTTCCTAAATTATACAACATCAGGATTCAATATTGGATTgccatatatttttcaaacaatcaTTAACTTGGTGGGTTTGACATGTTACTTAGGCTTGCCACAGTATCAAAGGTATGTTAGTGGGAGTGAAGTAATGAAGACACTTTTGGCTTTTGTGAGGTGGTGCTGGAGCAATCCTTTACCCATCAAGAGGCAGAGCGTTGCCCCTCATTTGTATAATAAGTTTTCAGAGAGGACTTGTTGCTGGATAAATAGAGAATGGGAGGGTGAGGATGTTCGTTTGCTTTATGGTTTGTGGGCAGTAGCTGAGTTGGTACACCATTTTTATTCTGTGTCTTCTGATAAGCTAAACAATATGGAAGCTCAGTTGTTTAGCTTGCTCCAGGAGATCTGTATTAGAACCACCGCAGATGGACCACGATGGTTCGCTGCATACATTCTTAGtcattttggattttatgGTTTTCTGAGTAAAATTGGGAAAAGGATTGGTAAAGCACTTTATATGGAGGAATTTGCAGACGTGCAACTTATTCTAGCAACTGGCAAGGCTTTGAGTGTTCATGGTGTTGTTCTCGCGATTCGTTGCCCACCACTGCTGCCTCCTGGTAATGAAAAAACATCTAATAATTCTTCCATGGGTGATGATACAGAAAAGCTGAGTGGAAATTTTCGGAAAACTGTTCGTTTTTCTACTCATGTTGATGGCCAGGCATTGCAGACTTTGTTGGATTTTGTTTACTTTGGTTATTtggaaggagaagaagaactTGTGAAGAGGCTGAAACCTCTAGCTAAAAGTTGCAATTTGCAACCACTATCACTGCTGCTTTACAGAAAGCGTCCGAATTGGGGAACTTCTATTCCTAACTGTGATCTTGCTCTTGGTCTTGGACCAGTTGGGCATCAGTTTTCGTATG AGACATCATTTTGGAAGCCAAATCATCTGGACTGA